One genomic window of Leptospira paudalimensis includes the following:
- the bcp gene encoding thioredoxin-dependent thiol peroxidase translates to MLEVGKKAPNFTSVNQNGEKVKLADLTGKNGVVVYFYPRDMTPGCTTEACDFRDNFARLKKFGYNVVGISKDNPKSHTKFIEKQELNFDLISDESGEICEAYGVWREKVFMGRKGMGIVRSTFLLDSSLKIKKIYDSVKVKGHVEEIIKDIQEIQGK, encoded by the coding sequence ATGTTGGAAGTAGGGAAAAAAGCCCCCAATTTTACAAGTGTCAACCAAAACGGCGAAAAAGTGAAACTCGCCGATCTAACAGGAAAAAATGGAGTCGTAGTTTATTTTTATCCAAGAGACATGACTCCAGGATGTACAACAGAAGCCTGTGACTTCCGAGACAACTTTGCCCGTCTCAAAAAATTTGGTTATAACGTCGTAGGAATTTCCAAAGACAATCCCAAATCCCATACCAAATTCATCGAAAAACAAGAACTCAATTTTGATCTCATCTCCGATGAATCTGGAGAAATCTGCGAAGCATATGGTGTGTGGCGCGAAAAAGTATTTATGGGACGTAAAGGAATGGGAATCGTTCGATCGACCTTCCTTCTCGACAGTTCTCTCAAAATTAAAAAAATCTATGACAGCGTGAAGGTAAAAGGACACGTTGAAGAAATCATTAAAGACATTCAGGAAATCCAAGGGAAATGA
- a CDS encoding leucyl aminopeptidase, which yields MKIEISPLQIQIGNFKSGTFYKLIPIFQEDVKEELGKKFRTQIETKVFSGELGKEFRDEAEQTIYLGLGEKDKLNFRKFISHFFKYGEKILNYDGMGLEIHISKTLSKKFSADRIAYQLANTLYIGSYPVSVLQTKKKDKEKKKVGAVFLKFEDKSVHSLAESGLSKSKVVAKHVNGARHIAHLPANYFTPNDFVSRAKEIAKEYKLSVKVWDETQLKKEGLGGILAVSRGSELEGKMVILEYKPTKAKKKFAIVGKGLTFDTGGISLKPPGEMHEMKYDMCGAAATIHAIGAIAALEIPIHIIAAIGVAENMPDGKAIKPGDVYTAYNGTTVEVQNTDAEGRLVLGDVLSYVSKNYKPDYMVDLATLTGAVIIALGHEAAAILTNSDPLREALFKASEASDDRVWELPLWEEYGEDLKSDIADLKNITGGGKGAGTISAGVFLSKFVDESINWAHIDIAGAAWRKKKSGTQFQGPTGYGVRLLVDLAKELASK from the coding sequence ATGAAAATCGAAATCTCTCCACTCCAAATCCAAATCGGAAACTTCAAATCTGGTACCTTTTATAAATTAATTCCTATTTTCCAAGAAGATGTGAAAGAGGAACTCGGGAAAAAATTCCGAACACAAATTGAAACCAAAGTGTTTTCTGGAGAACTTGGAAAAGAATTTCGAGATGAAGCGGAACAAACCATTTATCTTGGATTAGGTGAAAAGGATAAATTAAATTTCAGAAAATTTATCTCTCATTTTTTCAAGTATGGAGAAAAAATCCTGAACTATGATGGAATGGGATTGGAAATTCATATTTCGAAAACACTTTCCAAAAAGTTTTCTGCAGACCGAATTGCTTATCAACTTGCCAATACTCTCTATATTGGAAGTTATCCAGTTTCAGTATTACAAACAAAGAAGAAAGACAAAGAAAAAAAGAAGGTGGGAGCCGTCTTTTTAAAATTCGAGGACAAATCTGTTCATAGTTTAGCAGAAAGTGGTCTTTCTAAAAGTAAAGTTGTCGCAAAACATGTGAATGGTGCCAGACACATCGCACATTTACCAGCAAATTACTTCACTCCAAATGACTTTGTTTCGAGAGCAAAAGAAATAGCCAAGGAATACAAACTCTCAGTTAAAGTTTGGGATGAAACCCAACTCAAAAAAGAGGGGTTAGGTGGTATCCTTGCAGTCTCTCGTGGTTCAGAATTAGAAGGCAAAATGGTGATTCTGGAATACAAACCAACAAAAGCCAAAAAGAAATTCGCCATCGTTGGAAAAGGATTAACATTTGATACAGGTGGTATTTCCTTAAAACCACCGGGTGAAATGCATGAAATGAAATATGATATGTGTGGAGCCGCTGCAACGATTCATGCAATCGGTGCCATTGCCGCTCTTGAGATCCCGATCCACATCATTGCAGCCATTGGTGTTGCTGAAAATATGCCAGATGGAAAAGCAATTAAACCTGGTGATGTCTATACTGCCTATAATGGAACTACTGTAGAAGTACAAAACACGGATGCAGAAGGTAGACTCGTGTTAGGTGATGTACTCTCATATGTTTCCAAAAACTACAAACCAGATTATATGGTGGATTTGGCGACACTCACAGGTGCAGTCATCATTGCACTTGGACATGAAGCCGCCGCCATCCTTACAAATTCTGATCCATTACGAGAAGCACTCTTCAAGGCTTCTGAGGCATCTGATGATCGAGTTTGGGAACTACCTCTATGGGAAGAATATGGAGAAGACTTAAAATCAGACATCGCTGATCTCAAAAACATCACAGGTGGTGGAAAGGGAGCAGGGACAATATCTGCTGGAGTATTCCTCTCTAAGTTTGTCGATGAATCCATCAATTGGGCTCATATTGACATTGCAGGAGCAGCTTGGAGAAAGAAAAAATCGGGAACCCAATTCCAAGGACCCACTGGTTACGGCGTACGTTTGTTAGTGGATTTAGCAAAGGAATTAGCAAGTAAGTAA
- a CDS encoding potassium/proton antiporter yields MIDSFTLQALVISTLIIFSILSSKLFFRFGFPILLIFLTFGMLAGADGPGRIDFSDYSLAQSIGIFALIYILFLGGLESEWDSLKNFLSVGIRLSIIGTILTALILGVVIHLLFPVLGFMESFLLGSIVSATDAASVFNIFKTGSSDLPVHLKKIIEFESGSNDAVGVLLTTIFMNLITADASFSGFQFFRFFVMQVLVGVMMGYSMGILILYLMNSVKLGYDGLYLVFITASVPFIYAVTTVFQGNGFLAVYIAGIIVGRNKFIHKKSIFRFLNGYVWILQIGMFLCFGLLVYPTRMANIWVPGLLIGVLLILLARPLAVFISLFRVNLPIKEKLFISWVGLRGASPIILATFPIAQGLVWGDLLFHIVFFVVLVSLLIQGSLIPRVAQWLGILKVDPDRKIYRPTDFDNIEFPGMTLQELIVPYNSSVVDKALFEIKLPDQSHILLIARGEQFLIPSGNTQVKGGDVVWVLAKDDVMPIIGKTFMAIA; encoded by the coding sequence ATGATAGATAGTTTTACCTTACAAGCACTCGTTATTTCTACTTTGATCATTTTCTCCATTCTATCGAGTAAACTTTTTTTCCGTTTTGGTTTTCCGATTTTACTTATCTTTTTAACCTTTGGTATGTTAGCTGGTGCTGATGGTCCAGGCAGGATAGACTTTAGTGATTATAGTTTAGCACAATCCATCGGAATTTTTGCTTTAATTTATATCCTGTTTTTGGGTGGTCTTGAAAGCGAATGGGATAGTTTAAAAAACTTCTTATCAGTTGGAATTCGTCTCTCTATTATAGGAACAATTTTAACTGCACTCATCTTAGGAGTAGTCATTCATCTTTTATTTCCAGTACTTGGGTTTATGGAATCCTTTTTACTTGGCTCGATTGTCAGTGCCACTGATGCAGCATCAGTATTTAATATTTTTAAGACAGGTTCTTCTGACCTTCCTGTTCATTTAAAAAAAATAATCGAATTTGAATCGGGATCCAATGATGCTGTTGGTGTCCTTCTCACCACAATTTTCATGAATCTCATCACAGCGGACGCTAGTTTTAGCGGATTCCAATTCTTTCGCTTTTTTGTGATGCAAGTACTTGTTGGTGTGATGATGGGATATAGTATGGGAATTCTCATCTTGTATTTAATGAATTCCGTCAAACTTGGGTATGACGGTCTTTATTTAGTATTCATCACCGCATCTGTTCCCTTCATATATGCTGTCACAACTGTATTCCAAGGGAATGGATTTTTAGCAGTTTATATCGCGGGGATTATCGTTGGACGCAATAAGTTCATTCACAAAAAATCAATCTTTCGGTTTTTGAACGGTTATGTTTGGATCCTACAAATTGGTATGTTTCTTTGTTTTGGTTTACTTGTGTATCCAACAAGAATGGCAAATATTTGGGTACCAGGGCTTCTCATTGGGGTATTACTCATATTATTAGCAAGACCACTTGCCGTTTTCATTTCCTTATTTAGAGTTAATTTACCCATCAAAGAAAAATTATTTATCTCATGGGTAGGGCTTAGAGGAGCTTCCCCAATCATCCTTGCTACCTTCCCAATTGCCCAAGGCCTTGTATGGGGAGATTTACTCTTTCATATCGTATTTTTTGTTGTTTTGGTATCTCTTCTCATCCAAGGATCACTCATCCCAAGAGTGGCACAGTGGCTCGGGATTTTAAAGGTAGATCCAGATCGTAAAATTTATCGTCCTACAGACTTTGATAACATCGAGTTTCCGGGGATGACCTTACAAGAGTTAATCGTTCCATACAATTCAAGTGTTGTTGATAAAGCTTTGTTTGAAATTAAACTACCAGACCAATCACATATCCTTCTCATTGCGAGGGGAGAACAATTCCTCATTCCTTCGGGAAACACTCAGGTGAAAGGTGGGGATGTTGTTTGGGTTTTAGCAAAAGACGATGTGATGCCAATTATAGGCAAAACTTTTATGGCAATCGCCTAA
- a CDS encoding sensor histidine kinase yields the protein MDNHRITNDNQGEIVTPKASFFVFDDSLCLKNFLGPYFLNEEINFETEIGRTIQDMNPEFANRWGQSLAKVRDEQHPEEAEILFNRQKIRSQIAPIPIDTKNYFILSLILSEECIVSSSDLDVEEKNVIHYEESLHREIIRIFDWRQEIEGKTISREWMETALPNLNTSLMQGSGLGALVTTVGAMVRKAKREGDQVTIPSAIFEMLEENFNSTKKLVQTLAEAQLIFENKKRTSEQVNLRELHTLILEEVSDLIDMLGIKAQQVQISNSKNGHNLYVNIHKKNFKRVIRELLINAMKYGNDHCVIYVLLLSAGDHIIVKVLNPPFDTSIHKLDFTKSQETILFQPFYRHNKYVDERYSKEEFGLGLGLPIIKKMVEDMEGKVYFNLLKSHLYSKSSEEVSVSLEFPMSTVRT from the coding sequence ATGGACAATCACCGAATAACAAACGATAACCAAGGAGAGATTGTCACACCCAAAGCATCCTTTTTTGTCTTCGATGATTCCTTGTGTTTAAAAAATTTTTTAGGACCCTACTTTCTCAATGAAGAGATCAATTTTGAAACGGAAATTGGAAGAACCATCCAAGACATGAATCCCGAGTTTGCGAATCGTTGGGGACAATCCCTAGCAAAAGTCCGAGACGAACAACACCCTGAGGAAGCTGAGATCCTTTTTAACCGCCAAAAAATTCGTTCGCAAATTGCTCCGATTCCCATTGATACCAAAAATTATTTTATCTTAAGTTTGATCCTTTCAGAAGAATGCATCGTTTCTTCGTCTGATTTAGATGTGGAAGAAAAGAATGTAATCCATTACGAAGAATCACTTCACAGAGAGATCATCCGTATTTTCGATTGGAGGCAGGAAATTGAGGGAAAAACCATTTCACGCGAATGGATGGAAACTGCTTTACCCAACCTCAATACATCACTCATGCAAGGTTCCGGCCTTGGTGCCCTTGTGACTACCGTTGGTGCAATGGTCAGGAAAGCCAAACGTGAAGGAGATCAAGTAACAATACCCAGTGCAATCTTCGAAATGTTGGAAGAAAACTTCAATAGTACAAAGAAATTAGTACAAACGTTAGCTGAAGCTCAACTGATTTTTGAAAACAAAAAAAGAACTTCAGAACAAGTGAATTTACGAGAATTACATACATTGATTCTGGAAGAAGTAAGTGATCTGATTGATATGTTAGGCATCAAAGCCCAACAAGTCCAAATTTCTAATTCGAAAAATGGACACAATCTCTATGTAAACATTCACAAAAAGAATTTCAAAAGAGTGATCCGTGAGTTACTCATCAATGCAATGAAATATGGAAATGACCATTGTGTGATCTATGTATTATTATTAAGTGCTGGTGATCATATCATCGTAAAAGTATTAAACCCTCCTTTTGATACATCCATTCACAAACTAGATTTTACCAAATCACAAGAAACCATTTTGTTCCAACCATTCTACCGTCATAACAAATACGTAGATGAGAGGTATTCGAAAGAGGAATTTGGATTAGGTTTGGGTCTCCCAATCATTAAAAAAATGGTTGAGGACATGGAAGGAAAAGTATACTTTAACCTCCTTAAGTCGCATCTATATTCAAAATCTAGTGAAGAAGTTTCCGTCTCCCTAGAATTCCCCATGAGTACAGTTCGTACTTAA
- a CDS encoding chemotaxis protein CheW: MNTSELDSLTDDNDDFENEEDTLENRFLIFSLADRSYGIEIKYITEIVGMQNITEVPDMPTFIKGVINLRGKVIALIDVRDRFRMENVGYDDKTCIIILNFKNQLVGLIVDTVKEVIRINAQNIEEAPKFGESENNRFVQSIAKINEDVKVLLNIENLLKDEDKLALDNALAIKNQ, from the coding sequence ATGAATACGAGTGAATTGGATTCACTGACAGATGATAATGATGATTTCGAAAACGAGGAAGATACCCTCGAAAATCGATTTTTAATCTTTTCACTTGCGGACAGAAGTTACGGTATCGAAATCAAATACATAACCGAAATTGTTGGAATGCAAAACATCACTGAAGTACCTGATATGCCTACTTTTATCAAGGGTGTGATCAATCTTCGGGGAAAGGTAATTGCCCTCATTGATGTGAGAGACAGGTTTCGAATGGAGAATGTTGGTTATGATGATAAAACATGTATCATTATTCTCAATTTTAAAAACCAACTTGTTGGCCTCATAGTCGATACGGTAAAAGAAGTGATACGAATCAATGCTCAAAACATTGAAGAAGCACCAAAATTTGGTGAATCGGAAAACAATCGTTTTGTCCAATCCATCGCAAAAATCAATGAAGATGTAAAAGTTTTACTCAACATAGAAAATCTTCTAAAAGATGAAGACAAACTCGCGTTAGACAACGCACTCGCC